In Corylus avellana chromosome ca2, CavTom2PMs-1.0, the following proteins share a genomic window:
- the LOC132170626 gene encoding uncharacterized protein LOC132170626 — protein sequence MASNLCRFFSSSALKLNFSHTRSDPLTRSLSNPVSRLICSATQQPHPLEENPNKPQAETTEKDLPNESQEEDGDNDDYDDSGNFVNKMTGEVGGPRGPEPTRFGDWEKNGRCSDF from the coding sequence ATGGCGAGCAATCTGTGCCGTTTTTTCTCATCGAGCGCTCTCAAGCTGAACTTCTCCCACACCAGATCCGATCCGCTCACTCGCTCCCTGTCGAACCCAGTGAGCCGACTCATCTGCTCCGCGACTCAGCAGCCCCATCCGCTCGAAGAAAACCCTAACAAGCCACAAGCAGAGACTACGGAAAAAGATCTCCCAAACGAAAGCCAGGAAGAAGACGGCGACAACGACGACTACGACGACAGTGGCAATTTTGTGAATAAAATGACTGGCGAGGTCGGTGGGCCCCGTGGTCCGGAGCCCACCCGGTTCGGCGACTGGGAGAAAAACGGCCGGTGCTCTGATTTCTGA